In Leucobacter insecticola, one DNA window encodes the following:
- a CDS encoding sensor histidine kinase, whose protein sequence is MHTDRPTWSSRGWPAVSVVLVVIALMMSVVGFESPTVGTVILALMIAAAVFVTVWTLLRTRAQRRRYEEELASWAGERATQAERLRIAADLHDLVSHGLGLITVRAAAARGVTASHGDDERALALADIERVSRETTTELRRMLTVLRDPGAAPLRPGDTLNDLPEIVRTACAAGLTAELDVAELGELSSGVQLTICAVVREGLANTLRHAGPAHAQVEVRRDGATIAVEIRDSGAAGGWQSRPGAGHGLDGLRERVGALGGSLHAAPHEHGFQILARVPEKEYL, encoded by the coding sequence GTGCATACTGATCGACCGACTTGGAGTTCGCGCGGGTGGCCTGCAGTCAGCGTCGTGCTTGTCGTCATCGCCCTTATGATGTCTGTCGTTGGATTCGAGAGTCCGACAGTGGGCACCGTCATCTTGGCACTGATGATCGCCGCCGCAGTGTTCGTGACCGTATGGACGCTGCTGCGGACTCGAGCGCAGCGGAGACGGTACGAAGAAGAATTGGCGAGTTGGGCGGGTGAGCGGGCGACGCAGGCGGAGCGATTGCGGATCGCGGCAGATCTGCACGACCTCGTGTCTCATGGGCTGGGACTCATCACGGTGCGGGCTGCTGCTGCCCGCGGTGTGACCGCGAGTCACGGTGATGACGAGCGAGCATTGGCGCTCGCCGATATTGAACGGGTGAGCCGCGAAACCACCACTGAACTGCGGCGCATGCTCACGGTTCTTCGGGATCCAGGAGCGGCACCCTTGCGCCCGGGAGACACGCTCAATGATCTTCCCGAAATTGTGCGGACCGCCTGCGCAGCGGGGCTCACCGCCGAGCTAGACGTTGCTGAACTGGGGGAGCTCTCGTCGGGTGTGCAGCTGACGATCTGTGCTGTTGTGCGCGAGGGGTTGGCCAACACTCTCCGGCATGCCGGCCCCGCTCATGCGCAGGTAGAAGTGCGCCGTGACGGAGCGACGATTGCCGTGGAGATTCGGGATAGTGGTGCTGCTGGGGGTTGGCAGTCGCGGCCCGGTGCCGGTCACGGGCTCGACGGGCTGCGTGAACGGGTCGGCGCTCTGGGGGGCAGTCTCCATGCAGCGCCTCACGAGCACGGGTTTCAGATTCTCGCCAGAGTTCCGGAGAAGGAATACTTATGA
- a CDS encoding ABC transporter ATP-binding protein encodes MIQFTSLTQYRGHRAVLSGITFRALPGRVTGFLGPNGAGKSSILRILLGLDRPTLGTALVEGKPYRTLREPLRTVGSMLDGSGAHRSRTAQDHLGWVARSNGIPRRRVAEVLDEVGLAEAARTRVGKFSLGMGQRLGLATALLGEPSALVLDEPVNGLDPEGIRWIRGLLRRHADVGGTVLLSSHLMSEIAEIADDLVIITGGRVVAEGSTAEVTSGYNSLEEAFFGLTGGGQKATA; translated from the coding sequence ATGATCCAGTTCACCTCTCTCACTCAATACCGCGGTCACCGTGCCGTGCTCTCCGGCATCACCTTTCGGGCGCTCCCCGGAAGAGTTACCGGGTTTCTTGGACCCAACGGTGCGGGTAAATCCTCGATCCTCCGTATCCTGCTCGGCCTCGATCGCCCAACGCTCGGAACCGCCCTCGTTGAAGGGAAGCCGTATCGGACCCTGCGCGAGCCCCTCCGCACGGTGGGATCGATGCTCGATGGATCGGGGGCCCACCGGAGTCGAACAGCCCAAGATCACCTTGGCTGGGTGGCACGTAGCAACGGCATTCCTCGCCGCCGCGTGGCCGAGGTGCTGGATGAAGTCGGGCTGGCGGAGGCTGCCCGCACTCGTGTCGGCAAATTCTCCCTCGGAATGGGGCAGCGTCTCGGGCTCGCCACAGCTTTGCTCGGCGAGCCCAGCGCCCTCGTGCTTGATGAACCTGTCAATGGGCTCGACCCCGAGGGGATCCGGTGGATCCGCGGTCTCCTCCGCAGGCACGCTGACGTCGGCGGAACCGTCTTACTATCGAGCCACCTCATGAGCGAGATCGCCGAGATCGCCGACGACCTGGTCATCATTACGGGAGGCCGTGTCGTCGCCGAAGGCTCAACGGCCGAGGTTACCAGCGGCTACAACTCACTGGAGGAAGCCTTCTTTGGGCTCACCGGCGGCGGGCAGAAGGCCACCGCATGA
- a CDS encoding ABC transporter permease translates to MKRLLNSFLSELRKSATLPAVWAGIATSLLGSAAITALNAVTVLGAVATETTERLADTSPFETGFAGMPIFGVVGAVIIGVTVIGSEYTADRAESGGARQITTTLATTPRRTTLFVAKALTVLVYVASTALVTIPGNLALAWAMTHDAGIETVTQDEAVARILGTALYWGLMGLIAFSVTTLAQNGIIPLILLIANSSLVSFSLLLTNLTPLAHWLPDMAGRNLFGFPAEYVVQGGLDTVPGAPVMGAWTLGLLLISGILFRRRDA, encoded by the coding sequence ATGAAACGGCTCCTCAACAGCTTTCTGTCGGAGCTGCGGAAGTCTGCCACCCTGCCCGCAGTCTGGGCAGGCATTGCCACCTCGCTGCTCGGTTCGGCAGCCATCACGGCACTGAACGCTGTCACCGTGCTGGGCGCTGTGGCAACTGAGACCACGGAGCGGCTTGCCGATACATCCCCGTTCGAGACGGGGTTCGCTGGGATGCCAATCTTCGGGGTTGTCGGAGCGGTGATCATCGGGGTCACCGTCATCGGCAGCGAGTACACCGCCGACCGGGCCGAATCGGGCGGTGCGAGGCAGATCACCACGACCCTTGCGACGACACCGCGGCGCACCACACTTTTCGTGGCGAAGGCCCTCACTGTGCTGGTCTACGTCGCATCGACAGCACTGGTGACGATCCCCGGCAACCTTGCCCTTGCCTGGGCAATGACCCACGATGCGGGGATCGAAACCGTCACACAAGACGAGGCTGTTGCCAGGATCCTCGGAACCGCGCTGTATTGGGGGCTGATGGGGCTCATCGCTTTCTCAGTGACCACGCTCGCCCAAAACGGGATCATTCCGCTGATCCTACTCATCGCCAACAGCTCGCTCGTGTCTTTCTCGCTCCTACTGACGAACCTCACACCACTCGCGCATTGGCTTCCCGACATGGCTGGCCGCAACCTTTTCGGTTTTCCTGCGGAATACGTCGTTCAGGGTGGCTTAGACACGGTTCCCGGAGCCCCGGTTATGGGGGCGTGGACTCTCGGCCTCCTCCTCATCTCGGGAATCCTGTTCCGGCGCAGGGACGCGTGA
- a CDS encoding ABC transporter permease, with the protein MNLANVLTAELAKVRTLPFTTLTALGTVLLGVIITAALAANASERGVAMTAGDAVTQAVPFAQVGIILLGILPAGHEYSGSQYRTSLVAVPNRTLFFAGKWLSAVIALAATAIVTTSLSLASAFITQQAMDAPGINTDSPTQPQGWILAGAAAYLTLIGLLSHAVAVLVRNRVPALVIMLVLVLLVPPLARNTGFSRWLPSRAGETLFSAGDADLTAVTGALVLCAWIIAVGAAAYISLRARDT; encoded by the coding sequence ATGAATCTCGCCAACGTCCTCACCGCAGAGCTCGCCAAAGTCCGCACCCTACCGTTCACGACCCTCACTGCCCTCGGCACAGTCCTCCTCGGCGTCATCATCACCGCCGCGCTCGCCGCAAACGCGTCGGAGCGGGGCGTAGCGATGACGGCGGGTGATGCGGTGACGCAGGCCGTTCCGTTTGCGCAGGTGGGAATCATTCTGCTCGGGATCCTGCCGGCCGGCCACGAGTACTCCGGGAGCCAGTACCGCACCAGCCTCGTGGCTGTGCCAAACAGAACGTTATTCTTTGCAGGGAAATGGCTGTCCGCGGTAATCGCACTCGCAGCTACTGCGATAGTGACGACGAGCCTCAGCCTCGCGAGCGCCTTCATCACACAACAGGCAATGGATGCCCCCGGGATCAACACTGATTCACCGACGCAACCCCAGGGTTGGATCCTCGCAGGTGCCGCGGCCTATCTCACCCTGATCGGGCTCCTCTCACACGCCGTTGCGGTGCTGGTGCGCAACCGGGTTCCGGCGCTCGTCATCATGCTCGTGCTCGTGCTCCTTGTTCCCCCGCTCGCGCGCAACACCGGCTTCTCACGCTGGCTTCCGAGCCGCGCGGGCGAGACCCTCTTCTCTGCCGGCGACGCTGATCTGACCGCTGTCACCGGCGCACTCGTCCTCTGTGCATGGATCATCGCGGTCGGGGCTGCAGCGTACATCTCTCTCAGGGCACGCGATACCTAA
- the miaA gene encoding tRNA (adenosine(37)-N6)-dimethylallyltransferase MiaA → MPKLWVIVGATGTGKSALSLDLAEALAGRGAEIVNADAMQLYRGMDIGTAKLPASERRGIPHHLFDALAPEEEATVARYQPEARARITEIQDRGKDAILVGGSGLYVSSVIYDFQFPPRDEALRAELEQELAERGGAPLLARLREIAPAVADAVDANNPRRVVRALEVALLGGDAQVVLPSEPQLWQQDTRLIGVRAERAVLVERLDRRVEQMWADGLLDEVRGLIPNGIEHGPTASRAIGYAQALAQLAGQLTEAEAIAETQALTRRYARRQVSWFKRYPGVEWLDAPSLAMIH, encoded by the coding sequence GTGCCTAAGCTGTGGGTGATCGTCGGGGCGACAGGCACCGGAAAATCGGCGCTGTCGCTCGACCTCGCCGAGGCGTTGGCGGGTCGCGGCGCAGAGATCGTGAATGCCGACGCCATGCAGCTGTACCGGGGCATGGATATTGGCACCGCGAAACTCCCCGCATCAGAGCGGCGCGGGATCCCGCACCACCTCTTTGACGCCCTCGCACCCGAAGAAGAAGCGACGGTGGCGCGCTACCAGCCGGAAGCGCGCGCCCGTATCACCGAGATCCAGGATCGCGGCAAAGACGCGATCCTGGTGGGTGGTTCCGGCTTGTACGTGTCAAGCGTGATCTACGACTTCCAGTTTCCGCCCCGAGATGAGGCGCTGCGTGCCGAGCTCGAGCAGGAACTCGCTGAGCGCGGGGGAGCACCGCTGCTTGCACGACTGCGTGAGATCGCGCCAGCCGTCGCGGACGCGGTGGACGCGAACAACCCGCGCCGGGTCGTGCGCGCGCTTGAGGTCGCGCTGCTGGGCGGAGACGCGCAAGTGGTGCTGCCGTCCGAGCCGCAGCTGTGGCAGCAGGACACGCGCTTGATTGGGGTGAGGGCTGAACGCGCAGTTCTCGTCGAACGGCTCGACCGGCGCGTCGAACAGATGTGGGCCGACGGGCTCCTCGATGAGGTGCGTGGCCTGATCCCGAACGGGATCGAACACGGGCCCACCGCGAGCCGCGCCATCGGCTACGCCCAGGCGCTTGCGCAGCTCGCCGGGCAACTGACCGAGGCGGAAGCGATCGCCGAGACGCAGGCGCTGACCAGGCGTTATGCGAGACGGCAGGTGAGCTGGTTCAAACGCTACCCGGGCGTCGAATGGCTCGATGCGCCCAGTCTCGCGATGATCCACTGA
- the miaB gene encoding tRNA (N6-isopentenyl adenosine(37)-C2)-methylthiotransferase MiaB, with protein sequence MSLAASSSTVIDRSPAALRPDGSPRSYSVRTLGCQMNVHDSERLSGSLEAAGYVAAEDAEQADVVVINTCAVRENAANKLYGNLGYLASVKREREGMQIAVGGCLAQKDQGVIVEKAPWVDVVFGTHNMGSLPALLERARHNEEAQVEILESLEVFPSTLPTKRDSAASGWVSISVGCNNTCTFCIVPALRGKEKDRRPGDVLAEVQALVDDGAIEITLLGQNVNTYGVEFGDRQAFSKLLRAMGDIEGLERVRFTSPHPAAFTEDVIAAMAETPNVMPSLHMPLQSGSDAILKSMKRSYRSKKFLGILDAVRERIPNAAITTDIIVGFPGETDEDFEDTMRVVEASRFSSAFTFQYSIRPGTPAATMPNQVPKSVVQERYVRLMELQEKISLEENEAQIGQTVQVLVSVSEGKKDSARHRLSGRAEDNRLVHFAVPEGAEVPRPGDIVTVQITAAAPFFSIADEVPGVYALRRTRAGDAYDRRQAESCGVPAAATSDGAGTVSLGLPTIRPR encoded by the coding sequence ATGAGTCTTGCAGCATCATCTTCGACAGTGATTGACCGCTCACCGGCGGCGCTGCGTCCCGACGGAAGCCCGCGCAGCTATTCCGTGCGCACACTCGGCTGCCAGATGAACGTGCACGATTCCGAACGGCTGTCCGGATCGCTCGAGGCCGCTGGCTATGTCGCTGCAGAAGACGCGGAGCAGGCCGATGTTGTCGTGATCAACACCTGCGCGGTGCGGGAAAACGCGGCAAACAAGCTTTACGGCAACCTCGGCTACCTCGCGAGCGTCAAGCGGGAGCGCGAGGGCATGCAGATCGCTGTGGGCGGTTGCCTCGCGCAAAAGGACCAGGGCGTCATCGTCGAGAAAGCGCCCTGGGTGGACGTCGTGTTTGGCACGCACAACATGGGCTCGCTTCCCGCGCTGCTTGAACGGGCCCGTCACAACGAAGAAGCCCAGGTTGAGATCCTAGAATCCCTCGAGGTCTTCCCGTCAACGCTCCCCACAAAGCGCGACTCGGCTGCGAGTGGTTGGGTGTCTATCTCGGTTGGGTGCAACAACACCTGCACCTTCTGCATCGTGCCGGCGCTCCGCGGCAAAGAGAAAGATCGCCGCCCAGGAGACGTGCTCGCCGAGGTGCAGGCGCTCGTCGACGACGGGGCGATCGAGATCACGCTGCTCGGGCAAAACGTCAACACCTACGGCGTCGAGTTTGGTGACCGTCAGGCCTTCAGCAAGCTGCTCCGAGCGATGGGTGACATCGAAGGCCTCGAGCGGGTGCGCTTCACGAGCCCGCACCCTGCAGCGTTCACCGAGGACGTGATCGCAGCGATGGCCGAAACCCCGAACGTGATGCCATCGCTACATATGCCGCTGCAGTCGGGCTCCGACGCGATCCTGAAATCAATGAAGCGCTCCTACCGCTCAAAGAAGTTCCTCGGGATCTTGGATGCCGTGCGTGAGCGGATCCCGAACGCGGCAATCACGACCGACATTATCGTTGGGTTCCCGGGCGAGACCGACGAAGATTTCGAAGACACCATGCGCGTTGTCGAGGCTTCAAGATTCTCGAGTGCCTTTACCTTTCAGTATTCGATTCGCCCGGGCACTCCCGCGGCGACGATGCCGAATCAGGTCCCGAAGAGTGTCGTGCAAGAACGATATGTCCGCCTGATGGAGTTGCAGGAGAAGATCTCACTCGAAGAGAACGAGGCGCAGATCGGCCAGACCGTGCAGGTGCTTGTGTCGGTGAGCGAGGGCAAGAAGGACTCTGCTCGGCACCGGCTGTCCGGCCGCGCCGAAGACAACCGCCTCGTTCACTTTGCCGTGCCCGAGGGTGCTGAGGTGCCGCGTCCGGGCGATATCGTGACGGTCCAGATCACGGCAGCGGCTCCCTTCTTCTCTATCGCTGACGAGGTGCCAGGCGTGTATGCGCTGCGGCGTACCCGTGCGGGCGATGCTTATGATCGCCGTCAGGCCGAAAGTTGCGGCGTTCCCGCCGCTGCGACGAGCGACGGCGCGGGAACAGTCAGTCTCGGCCTGCCCACGATCCGCCCTCGGTGA
- a CDS encoding regulatory protein RecX, whose translation MTAGGSPAEREAGPEPATPRRAVAEVPAGAEVLRGVFPASQIQQSSQNPQTLQTPKTPQTLQTPQTAPEAAEDSGPERSANEDGVRLLARKAKSSGELRHDLLLLGHDPAAVDTVIAEFEQSLYLDDVGLARFLTEKLRDAKRASKSQIRVKLRERKLSDAAIDTALAELDDDEELALLRQTAADRARSMRDLDRQTAERRLLGFLARRGWSGEHATRAVRDALDGNGSRGAFGGASGGVRFR comes from the coding sequence GTGACCGCAGGGGGTTCACCCGCTGAGCGCGAGGCCGGGCCCGAGCCTGCCACACCGCGCAGAGCGGTCGCCGAAGTTCCTGCTGGAGCCGAGGTGCTGCGTGGTGTATTCCCCGCGTCGCAAATCCAGCAGAGCTCGCAGAACCCGCAGACACTGCAGACGCCGAAGACCCCACAGACACTGCAGACCCCGCAGACCGCGCCCGAAGCGGCGGAAGACTCGGGGCCTGAACGGAGCGCCAACGAGGACGGGGTTCGGCTGCTCGCCCGCAAGGCAAAATCGAGCGGTGAACTGCGCCACGATTTGCTGCTCCTCGGGCACGACCCTGCCGCGGTTGACACGGTGATTGCCGAGTTCGAACAGAGCCTCTATCTTGACGACGTTGGACTCGCACGATTCTTGACGGAGAAGCTTCGCGACGCAAAGCGCGCCAGCAAGTCACAGATTCGAGTGAAACTTCGTGAACGTAAACTCAGCGACGCGGCGATCGATACCGCGCTCGCTGAGCTCGACGACGATGAGGAGCTGGCGTTACTGCGCCAGACCGCAGCCGACCGGGCGCGGAGCATGCGTGATCTCGACCGGCAGACCGCCGAACGTCGCCTCCTCGGTTTCCTTGCCAGGCGAGGCTGGTCAGGGGAACACGCCACGCGCGCCGTGCGTGATGCGCTGGATGGCAACGGCTCACGCGGTGCGTTCGGAGGCGCTTCTGGTGGCGTCCGTTTTCGTTAA
- a CDS encoding DUF3046 domain-containing protein, whose protein sequence is MRLSEFRRACASEFGAEYAGVLLRDHWLTALGGTAQEALERGVAPREVWQALCVDLDVPVERRHGRGLRDPQS, encoded by the coding sequence GTGCGGCTGAGTGAGTTTCGACGCGCCTGCGCCTCTGAGTTTGGGGCTGAGTATGCGGGGGTGTTGCTCCGGGATCACTGGCTGACGGCCCTCGGTGGTACAGCGCAGGAGGCTCTTGAGCGTGGCGTGGCACCGCGCGAGGTGTGGCAGGCGCTGTGTGTTGACCTCGATGTGCCGGTCGAGCGTCGCCACGGCCGAGGGCTTCGGGATCCCCAAAGCTAA
- a CDS encoding helix-turn-helix domain-containing protein, with protein sequence MVLMRQEIGDVLRDFRLQKGRTLRQIAGEASVALGYLSEVERGQKEASSEILAAVADALDTPLSVIMGEVSERLAVVEGLTSPLSGRVPDTVPAELMTGYAPVLVS encoded by the coding sequence ATGGTGCTGATGCGTCAAGAGATCGGTGACGTTCTGCGTGACTTCCGCTTGCAAAAAGGGCGCACGCTTCGACAGATCGCCGGCGAAGCGAGCGTGGCACTCGGGTATCTGAGTGAGGTTGAGCGAGGCCAAAAGGAAGCATCGAGCGAGATCCTTGCTGCCGTAGCCGATGCCCTCGACACCCCCCTTTCGGTCATTATGGGTGAAGTCAGTGAGCGGCTTGCGGTCGTCGAAGGCCTTACGAGCCCGCTTTCCGGACGGGTGCCCGACACGGTTCCGGCGGAACTCATGACGGGATACGCTCCCGTGCTGGTCTCATAA
- a CDS encoding CinA family protein, whose translation MRNSDEVQVLCEQLLALSVARDVKIAVAESLTGGLLAAALVSVPGASRAFAGGVVAYDTALKHTLLGVEAGILRERGPVDAEVARQMARGVRAACAVPGRPGGVDLGIATTGVAGPDPDPQSGQPAGVVWIAVSFGDESCTEQLTLTGDRGTIRAASVAAALRVAIDVLLAADRRNMT comes from the coding sequence GTGAGGAATAGCGACGAGGTGCAGGTGCTGTGCGAACAGTTGCTCGCGCTGTCGGTTGCCCGCGACGTGAAGATCGCCGTTGCGGAGTCTCTGACTGGCGGGCTTCTCGCGGCGGCGCTCGTGTCGGTCCCCGGCGCGTCACGAGCATTTGCTGGGGGCGTTGTCGCGTACGACACTGCTCTGAAACACACGCTTCTTGGAGTCGAGGCGGGGATCCTGCGCGAGCGTGGCCCGGTCGATGCGGAAGTTGCCAGGCAGATGGCGCGTGGCGTGCGTGCTGCGTGCGCGGTGCCCGGGCGCCCTGGGGGAGTCGACTTGGGGATTGCGACCACGGGGGTCGCGGGTCCGGATCCCGATCCGCAGAGCGGCCAGCCAGCGGGCGTCGTCTGGATTGCTGTGAGTTTTGGTGATGAATCGTGCACCGAGCAGTTGACACTTACGGGGGATCGTGGCACGATCCGCGCGGCCTCCGTTGCGGCCGCGCTTCGGGTGGCGATTGACGTATTGTTGGCCGCGGATCGCCGAAACATGACGTAA
- the pgsA gene encoding CDP-diacylglycerol--glycerol-3-phosphate 3-phosphatidyltransferase: protein MAVDGSRVMNEAAKPSNWNAPNIITVARIIATPFFVWMLLADDGVLGPWRWGAAAFFVVAIATDAWDGYLARSRGLVTDLGKLLDPIADKVLTGAALIALSILHELPWWITLVVLVREIGITIHRLIVAHDVVVAAAWMGKLKTVAQSVAITLALLPLASVMGAAAPIAEWANIITMTIAVVLTVASGIDYIVGYVRSRKSSQ, encoded by the coding sequence ATGGCAGTTGACGGGTCGCGAGTGATGAACGAGGCCGCGAAACCGAGCAATTGGAACGCGCCCAACATCATCACCGTCGCGCGGATCATCGCGACACCGTTCTTTGTCTGGATGCTGCTCGCCGATGATGGTGTGCTCGGCCCGTGGCGCTGGGGAGCGGCCGCTTTTTTTGTCGTGGCGATCGCGACCGATGCGTGGGACGGCTATCTGGCGCGTTCGCGCGGACTCGTCACCGATCTCGGCAAGCTACTCGACCCCATCGCCGACAAGGTGCTGACGGGCGCGGCACTCATCGCCCTGTCGATCTTGCATGAGCTGCCGTGGTGGATCACCCTCGTCGTGCTCGTACGCGAGATCGGTATCACGATCCATCGGCTGATCGTGGCACACGATGTTGTGGTAGCGGCGGCCTGGATGGGAAAACTGAAGACCGTCGCGCAGTCGGTGGCGATCACCCTTGCGCTGCTGCCGCTCGCAAGTGTGATGGGTGCCGCGGCTCCCATCGCCGAGTGGGCGAACATCATCACGATGACGATCGCGGTCGTCCTCACGGTCGCGAGCGGGATCGACTATATCGTCGGCTACGTCCGCTCTCGGAAATCGAGTCAGTGA
- a CDS encoding lipid II:glycine glycyltransferase FemX — protein MTSLTVTPCTDRAVWDSTVKELGGHPLQLWGWGELKSAHRWSAERVLVTDASGAVVGACQLLTRALPGPLGGFVYAPRGPVLARSAQDPDHSAASPAPAEVADAVASYVRGSRRAVAVSIEPDEDAGSFSLGAGWREAKTPVLPARTLILDLRLSEDDLIRDMSKKHRQYVRKSGREESLEIRAVTTAAQLDECLEVYRETSERADFGLHEDSYYHDAFSMLGDDAPVWASYVDGKPVAFLFLAKSSRTAFELYGGMNDVGQRLRANYALKWHAICEMKKLGITRYDFGGLINDGVTTFKKGWASHENLLAGSWDRPGPGYAVWTEGLPLAKRVVRALRRR, from the coding sequence GTGACCTCCCTCACCGTAACCCCGTGCACTGATCGTGCCGTCTGGGATTCGACCGTCAAGGAGCTTGGCGGGCACCCGCTGCAGCTCTGGGGCTGGGGTGAGCTGAAGTCCGCACACCGCTGGAGCGCGGAGCGAGTGCTTGTTACCGATGCTTCGGGCGCCGTGGTGGGGGCGTGCCAGCTGCTTACGCGCGCACTGCCCGGGCCGCTTGGCGGTTTTGTGTATGCGCCCCGCGGTCCGGTGCTTGCGCGGTCGGCGCAGGATCCGGATCACTCGGCCGCTTCGCCCGCTCCCGCCGAGGTCGCTGATGCGGTGGCGTCGTATGTGCGGGGTTCGCGCCGGGCCGTTGCGGTGTCGATTGAACCTGACGAGGATGCCGGTTCGTTTTCGTTGGGTGCTGGTTGGCGCGAGGCGAAGACGCCGGTGCTGCCCGCGCGCACGCTGATCCTGGATCTGCGCCTGTCTGAGGACGATCTGATCCGCGACATGAGCAAGAAGCATCGCCAGTATGTGCGAAAGTCGGGGCGCGAAGAGTCGCTCGAGATCCGCGCCGTGACGACTGCCGCGCAGCTTGACGAGTGCCTCGAGGTGTACCGCGAGACGAGCGAGCGTGCCGACTTTGGGCTGCACGAGGATTCTTATTATCACGATGCCTTCTCGATGCTCGGCGACGATGCTCCCGTGTGGGCGAGCTACGTCGACGGCAAGCCGGTTGCGTTCCTGTTTCTCGCGAAATCGTCGCGCACTGCGTTCGAGCTCTATGGTGGCATGAACGATGTCGGGCAGCGCCTGCGCGCGAACTACGCCTTGAAGTGGCACGCGATCTGCGAGATGAAGAAGCTCGGGATCACGCGCTACGACTTCGGCGGCCTCATCAACGACGGCGTGACGACGTTCAAGAAGGGGTGGGCCTCGCACGAGAACCTGCTCGCCGGATCCTGGGATCGCCCCGGCCCCGGCTACGCCGTGTGGACCGAGGGCCTCCCGCTCGCGAAGCGCGTCGTCCGCGCGCTGCGTCGCCGCTGA